From the bacterium genome, the window GCGCCCGCGAGAAGAGATTCACGCCGGGAGCCACGATATCCAGCGCGAGCAGGGCGGCGGCCAGCGCGAGCGCCACGACCGCACCCGCCGCTGCAAGGCTCCAGGGGCGCGGCAGCAGGGATGCCGCCCAGAGCGCCAGCGCGACCGCGGCCAGCGCCGGGGCCACGGCGCGCGCGATCTTGAGCAGCGAGCGGGCCGGGACCATGGCGCGAGTCTATACCACACTCGCGCGGCCGCCGCCGGGAGGCCCTGATGCGCCGGCGCGCCCTCCTGACGCTGGAGTTCATGCCCGCGCACGGGGGCATCGAGCGCGTCCTGCACGAGCGCGCGCGGCGCGCGGCGCCGGAGCGCCTCACCGTCTTCGCCCCGTGGACGGAGGGCGCCGAGGAGTTCGACGCGCGCCAGCCGTTCGCCGTGCGCCGCAGCCGCTCGGCGCTCTTTGGCATCCCGCTCGTCGGCGCCGCGCTCAAGGCGCTGGCGCCGTGGCGGGCGTTCCTGCGCGAGCACCGGCGCGAGCCGTTCGCGCAGCTCGAGTGCGGGCAGGCGTTCCCGTATCCCGTGCTCGCCAGCCTCTGCCCCCACGCGCGGACCCTGCCCCGGCTGGTCTGGGTGCACGGCAACGACCTGCTCAAGATCGCGCGCCTCCCCGTGGTCGGCCCGCTGCTGCGCCGCTCGCTGCGCGGGTCCGACCGCGTGATCGTCCTCAGCTCGGCGGTGCGCGAGCTGGTCGCGGGCGCCGGCGTCGACCCCGCGCGCATCCGCACGGTGCGGCACACGATCGACGCGCGCCGGTTCGGCCCCGCGGCGCCCGACCCGGAGCTGGTGCGCCGCCACGGCCTCGCCGGCCGGCGGCCGATCCTCACCGTGGGGCGCCTCGTGGAGCGCAAGGGGGTGGACCGGGTGATCGAGGCGCTCCCGGGGCTGGCCGCCGCGCATCCCGACCTGGTCTACCTGGTGGCGGGCAGCGGGCCGCAGGAGGCGGCGCTGCGCGCGCTGGCCCGGAAGCTGGGCGTCGAGGACCGCGTGCGCTTCATCGGGGCGGTTGCCGACGCGGACCTCCCGCGGGTCTACAACCTGGCGACGGTCTTCGTCATGCCCAGCCGCTTCATCAGCCGCAAGGCGACCATCGAGGGCTTCGGCCTCGTCTACCTGGAGGCCGGGGCGAGCGGCCTGCCCATCGTCGCCGGCCGCAGCGGCGGCGTGACCGACGTCGTGCGCCACGCGGAGAACGGCCTGCTCGTCGATCCGGACTCACCGGCGCAGATCGCCGAGGCCGTCGGCTTCCTCCTCGAGCACCCCGAGGAGGCCCGCCGCATGGGCGAGCGCGGGCGCGCGCAGGCCCTGGAGCCGGCGAACTGGGAGGTCCTCTCGCTCGGGGGCTGAGGGCGCGCGCCGCGGCCGCGCCGTTTGTATGTCACTGATCTTCCTGCTATACTGTCGCTTTCGACATCACGATCCGATGAACAGGAGGCTCATATTCCATGGGGAAGATTCGGGTGGGAATCGTCGGCGCGGGCAACTGCGCTTCCTCGCTGGTGCAGGGCGTCGAGTACTACCGCAACGCGCGTGACGACCAGTTCATCCCGGGGCTGATGCACCCGGTCCTCGGGGGCTACCGGGTGCGCGACATCGAGTTCAGCGTCGCCATCGACATCGACCGCAACAAGGTCGGCAAGGACCTCTCGCAGGCGATCCTCGAGTACCCGAACAACACCAAGCAGTTCGCGAAGGTGCCGCACCTGGGCGTGCCGGTGGTCAAGGGCATGACCCACGACGGGCTGGGCCACTACCTCTCGCAGATCATCCACAAGGCCGAGGGCAACACCGCGGACATCGTGCGGCTGCTGCGCGAGACGAAGACGGACGTCCTGGTCAACTACCTGCCGGTGGGCTCGGAGATGGCCACGAAGTGGTACGTCGAGCAGGCGCTCGAGGCCGGCTGCGGCTTCGTCAACTGCATCCCGGTGTTCATCGCGTCGGGGTGGGTCGAGGACGAGGGCGGGGCCTGGAAGCAGACCACGTACTGGCGCAACCGCTTCAAGCGGGCGGGGCTGCCGCTGATCGGCGACGACATCAAGAGCCAGGTCGGCGCGACGATCCTGCACCGCACGCTCGTGAACCTCTTCCTCGACCGCGGCATGCCGATCGACCGCACCTACCAGCTCAACACCGGCGGGAACACCGACTTCCTGAACATGAAGGAGGAGGCGCGCCTGCGCAGCAAGCGCCGCAGCAAGACCAACGCCGTGGTCTCGCAGATCCAGGCGCGCGGGCTCTCGATCACCCCGGAGGACGTCTACGTCGGCCCCTCCGACTACGTGCCGTGGCAGAAGGACAACAAGCTCTGCTTCCTGCGCATCGAGAGCCGGCACTTCGGGGACGTGCCGATGAACCTCGAGTGCCGCCTCTCCGTGGAGGACTCGCCGAACTCGGCCGGCGTGGTCATCGACGCGGTGCGCTGCGCCAAGGTCGCGCGCGACCGCGGGATCGGGGGCTCGCTGGATGCCCCCAGCGCGTACTTCATGAAGACGCCGCCGAAGCAGTTCCCCGACACCGTCGCCCGGGACATGGTCGAGCGCTTCGCGGGGCTGGGCGCGGCGCCCGCACCGGCGGCGGCCGCCAAGTCGCCGGCGAAGGCCGCCGCGAAGACGGCTGCCGCCAAGGGGGGGAAGGGCCGCAAGTAGGGCCGCCTCAGGGCCAAGCGGTGCGGATCCTCATCACCAACGACGACGGCATCACCGCGCCGGGCATCGCCGCCCTCTGGCGGGCGGTGCGCGACCTCGGCGAGGTGACGGTCGTCGCCCCCGACAGCGAGCGCAGCGCCGTCGGCCACGCGATCACGCTTGCCGACCCGCTGCGCGTCGCCGACTACGAGGGGCCGGACGGGCTCGTCGGCCATGCGGTGTCCGGGACCCCCGCCGACTGCGTCAAGATCGGGGTGCGCGCCATCCTGCGCCAGCTCCCGGACCTCGTGCTCTCGGGCATCAACCAGGGGGCGAACATGGGCACCAACGTGCTGTACTCCGGCACCGTCTCCGCGGCCACCGAGGCGGCGATGCTCGGGCTGCCGGCGGCGGCGTTCTCCCTCGCCGACCGCCACTTCCCGGACTTCTCCGCGGCGGCCGGCTACGCCCGGCGGCTGGCGCTGGAGATCGCCCGCCATGGGCTGCCGCGGGGCGTCTCGCTGAACGTGAACGTCCCGCCGCTGCCGGCCGAGGAGATCCGCGGCGCGGTCCTCACGCGGCAGGGGCGCGTCCGGGTGGCCGAGCAGTTCGACCGCCGGACGGACCCGCGCGAGCGCCATTATTACTGGATGGTTGCAGAGCGGCTGGAAGACGAGGCCGCCGCGGGGGATCAGGTCGACGACGCGGCGGTGCGCGCGGGTTTCATCTCTGTTACGCCCATCAACTTCGATCTGACCGACGACGGCATGCTCGCCTCGATGGGACGATGGGAACTCGACCCGGGAACTTTTCGGAACGGGCGGGGTCGATAGCTAGTGAACCCTCCCAACCCTACCCAGGGGGGCCGGGGAAGCGACGAGCGGAACCGGCCCCCCACCCCAACGAAATCAGCGAGCGGCACCTGGCCTCAAGTCTTCCTTAGTCTCGGGTGCTCGCCGATTTCGTTCGGGGCTCGGCACCAGCCTCGCCCCGGAACTGCGCGGAAGAGCGCTCCGGAACGGCGCGGAATCGCGGCAACTGGCCTCGAATCTTCCTTGTCTCGGGTGCTCGCCGCCTTCCACCCCCTCCTTCCCCCTTTGGCGAAGGGGGGAGTGAGGGGGATTTGAGGCACTCATCATCATGACTCCGCCGAATCCCGAAGCCCGCTACCTCGCCACCGCGATCGCGGCCTGCCGCGCAGCCGGGCGCATCCAGCGGGCGGCGTTCGGCGCCGCGCAGGTCGTGGAGCACAAGGGTGAGATCGACCTCGTCACGCGCATCGACAAGCGCTCCGAGGCCGCGATCGTCCGCGTCATCTCCCGCGCCTTCCCCGCCCACGGCATCCTCGCCGAGGAGGGGGGCGCCAGCGACGGGGACGGCGAGCACCTCTGGGTGATCGACCCGCTCGACGGCACGACCAACTACTCCCGCGGCTTTCCCATCTTCTGCTCGTCGGTGGCGCTCGCCCGCGACGGGCGGGTGATCGTCGGCGCCGTCTATCACCCGCTCCTCGATGAGCTGTTCACCGCGGTCCGCGGCCTGGGCGCCTTCCTCAACGGCAAGCGCCTGCGCGTCTCCGCCCAGGGGCGGCTCGACCAGGCGTTCTTGGCGACGGGCTTCCCCTACGACATCCGCCGCAGCCGGCGCAACAACATCGCCAACTTCGCCCGCTTCGCCACGCGCTGCCTCGCCATCCGCCGCGCGGGGGCCGCGGCCCTGGACCTCTCCTACGTCGCCGCCGGGCGCTTCGACGGCTTCTGGGAGCTGAAGCTGCGCCCGTGGGACATCGCCGCCGCGTCACTCATGGTCGAGGAAGCCGGTGGGCGGATCACGGGGATGGGCGGCCGCGCCTGGCACCTCGGCGTGCGCGACGTGGTGGCCTCCAACGCGCGGATCCACGGCCAGATGCTGGGGGTGCTGCGGGCCGGTTGACCGCGGCGCGAAAATTCACTAAGGTGTCTGGCATGCTGAAGCGGGGGGTTTTCGCCGGCCTTGCGCTCCTGGCCCTCGTCCTCGTCGCCGGCTGCGGCGGCGACGACAAGGGCAACCCGTTCAAGGGCGACTGGGCGTCCACGACCGCGGGGCGGCTGAGCTTCGACGACTCGCACTGGCGGGACGCGGACGGGGACTCGGGAACCTACGCCTTCTCGGGCACCTACCCCGAGTACGCCATCGTCTTCCGGTCTGCCGCCGGCGAGTTCCCGAAGCTCGCGACGTTCCTCGACGTCCGCACCTTCGACCTCTGCCAGGTCGCCGCGGGCGGCGTGCTGTTCGACTGCAACCAGTTCGTCTGGGACAAGCCGACCCTCCACTAGCTGTCCGCTCCCGCTGGGCGACGCTTTCGGTCTAGCATCTTCTCAACAGGCCTTGACGCGGATGGTAGTGTTCACTATATTCTGAACAGAGAGAACTCGAGGGTGGCCGGCAATGGGCGAGGAACTGGTCGACACATTCATCGAATCCTGGGGTGCCATGGGCGCCTTCTGGGGTATCAACAGCTCCGTGGCACGGGTTCACGCGCTCCTCATCGTTACGGACCGGGCCTGGTGCCTCGATGACATCGCGGTGCGCCTGCGGATCAGCAAGGGCAACGCGAGCATGTGCCTGAAGGAGCTGCGCTCGTGGAAGGTTGTTCGCCGGGAGAGCCGGCCGGGAGACCGACGTGAGTTCTACACGAGCGAGCCGAACAGTTGGACCATGCTCTTCAGCATCGCTCGCGAGCGAAAACGGCGGGAGTTCGACCCCCTGCTCGAGAGCGTCCGGACGACACTGGCCGAGGCCAGGCGGCAGCCCGAGGGCATAGCCGTGAAGCGACTCGCAGGGATGGAGGAGATGCTGTCGACCTTCGAGGCACTTGCGGAAAAGGCGCTTCGAAGCGAGGAGCAGGCGCGGCGTCTGCTCGGCTTCGTCCTTGGTCGACGCTAAAAATTTTTCGGGGCTATGTTCATAGTTTTCTGAACGTACAGAATACAGGAGGGGGGGGCCGTGGAACAGGAGAGACATGCGGTCACCGGTGCTTTCGGCTATGCCGGGCGATACATCGCAGGACAGCTCCTTGACGAAGGTTTCGTCGTTCGAACGCTGACGAACGCGCCGCGGGACCTCGACCCGTTCGGGGGACGGGTCGAGGTGCGGGCCCTCGACCTGCGGGACGCGTCCGCCCTCACCACCTCGCTGCAGGGGGTGGACGTCCTCTACAACACGTACTGGGTCCGCTTCAATCACGCTCGCTTCGGCCACGCCGAAGCCGTCGAGAATTCGTTGCGGCTGTTCGCAGCGGCGCGCGCGGCGGGCGTCCGCCGCATCGTGCACGTGAGCATCACGAATCCCGCGGAGGACTCACCCTTCGAGTATTTCCGCGGGAAGGCCCGCCTCGAACGCGCGCTCCGCGAGTCGGGCTTGAGCTACGCGATCCTCCGTCCCGCCGTTCTCTTCGGCGGCCACGACATCCTCGTCAACAACATCGCCTGGATGCTCAGGCGGTTCCCGGTCTTCGGCGTCTTCGGAGACGGCGCGTACCGATTGGACCCGATCCACGTTGCCGACCTCGCGCACCTGGCGGTTCGTCTCGGCGGAAGCCGCGAGAACGTGATCACCGACGCCGTCGGACCCGAGTCGTACAGCTACCGCGATCTGGTCGTCCGCATCGGCGAGGCAATCGGCAGGCGCAGGCCGATGATCCGGATCTCCCCGCGACTGGGCCATGCGCTCGGCCTGGCGGCAGGGCTTGCGGTCCGGGACGTCGTGATCACCCGCGAGGAGATCGGGGGACTGATGGCCGGATTGCTGCACGTGACATCGACGCCGCTCGGCACGACCAGCTTCAGCGCCTGGGCGCGGGACAACGGCGCGACGCTCGGGCTGCATTATGCGAGCGAACTGGCCCGCCGCCGCTGACGCCGGCCGTATCAGCGGCCGACTACCCGCCGATCTGGCACATGGTGCGGACGAACTCCGCGCCCCCGTCCCCCTCGGGCACCAGGTCGTGCGACGCCGGCTTGAGGCGGATCGCCTCGCGGAAGAGCGCGACGAGGCCCTCGCCGCGCACGCCCGAGCGCCACGCCGCCTTGACGTCGACGCCGATGCGGTCGGTCAGCAGGCAGGTGCGGACCCAGCCGTCCGCGGTCAGCCGGATGCGGTTGCAGCCGGCGCAGAAGTGCTGCGAGAGCGGGCTGATGAAGCCGACCGTGCCCGCCGCGCCCGGGATGCGCCAGTAGCGCGCCGGGCCGCGCCCGGCCGGCGCCACGGGCGTCTCCTCGAGGCCGAACCGCGCCTGGATCCGCGCCCGCAGCTGCGCGCTCGGGATGAAGCGCCGCTCGCGCTGCAGCCGCGCGTTGCCGACGGGCATGAATTCGATGAACCGCACATGCCACGGCTGCGCGACCGTCATGCGCGCCATCTCCTCGACCTCGTCGTCGTTCACGCCGGGGATGACGACCATGTTGATCTTCAGCGGGACGAGCCCCGCCTCCTCGGCCGCGCGAATCCCCGCC encodes:
- a CDS encoding glycosyltransferase family 4 protein; the encoded protein is MRRRALLTLEFMPAHGGIERVLHERARRAAPERLTVFAPWTEGAEEFDARQPFAVRRSRSALFGIPLVGAALKALAPWRAFLREHRREPFAQLECGQAFPYPVLASLCPHARTLPRLVWVHGNDLLKIARLPVVGPLLRRSLRGSDRVIVLSSAVRELVAGAGVDPARIRTVRHTIDARRFGPAAPDPELVRRHGLAGRRPILTVGRLVERKGVDRVIEALPGLAAAHPDLVYLVAGSGPQEAALRALARKLGVEDRVRFIGAVADADLPRVYNLATVFVMPSRFISRKATIEGFGLVYLEAGASGLPIVAGRSGGVTDVVRHAENGLLVDPDSPAQIAEAVGFLLEHPEEARRMGERGRAQALEPANWEVLSLGG
- a CDS encoding inositol-3-phosphate synthase codes for the protein MGKIRVGIVGAGNCASSLVQGVEYYRNARDDQFIPGLMHPVLGGYRVRDIEFSVAIDIDRNKVGKDLSQAILEYPNNTKQFAKVPHLGVPVVKGMTHDGLGHYLSQIIHKAEGNTADIVRLLRETKTDVLVNYLPVGSEMATKWYVEQALEAGCGFVNCIPVFIASGWVEDEGGAWKQTTYWRNRFKRAGLPLIGDDIKSQVGATILHRTLVNLFLDRGMPIDRTYQLNTGGNTDFLNMKEEARLRSKRRSKTNAVVSQIQARGLSITPEDVYVGPSDYVPWQKDNKLCFLRIESRHFGDVPMNLECRLSVEDSPNSAGVVIDAVRCAKVARDRGIGGSLDAPSAYFMKTPPKQFPDTVARDMVERFAGLGAAPAPAAAAKSPAKAAAKTAAAKGGKGRK
- the surE gene encoding 5'/3'-nucleotidase SurE, translating into MRILITNDDGITAPGIAALWRAVRDLGEVTVVAPDSERSAVGHAITLADPLRVADYEGPDGLVGHAVSGTPADCVKIGVRAILRQLPDLVLSGINQGANMGTNVLYSGTVSAATEAAMLGLPAAAFSLADRHFPDFSAAAGYARRLALEIARHGLPRGVSLNVNVPPLPAEEIRGAVLTRQGRVRVAEQFDRRTDPRERHYYWMVAERLEDEAAAGDQVDDAAVRAGFISVTPINFDLTDDGMLASMGRWELDPGTFRNGRGR
- a CDS encoding inositol monophosphatase family protein yields the protein MTPPNPEARYLATAIAACRAAGRIQRAAFGAAQVVEHKGEIDLVTRIDKRSEAAIVRVISRAFPAHGILAEEGGASDGDGEHLWVIDPLDGTTNYSRGFPIFCSSVALARDGRVIVGAVYHPLLDELFTAVRGLGAFLNGKRLRVSAQGRLDQAFLATGFPYDIRRSRRNNIANFARFATRCLAIRRAGAAALDLSYVAAGRFDGFWELKLRPWDIAAASLMVEEAGGRITGMGGRAWHLGVRDVVASNARIHGQMLGVLRAG
- a CDS encoding MarR family transcriptional regulator is translated as MGEELVDTFIESWGAMGAFWGINSSVARVHALLIVTDRAWCLDDIAVRLRISKGNASMCLKELRSWKVVRRESRPGDRREFYTSEPNSWTMLFSIARERKRREFDPLLESVRTTLAEARRQPEGIAVKRLAGMEEMLSTFEALAEKALRSEEQARRLLGFVLGRR
- a CDS encoding NAD(P)H-binding protein, which encodes MEQERHAVTGAFGYAGRYIAGQLLDEGFVVRTLTNAPRDLDPFGGRVEVRALDLRDASALTTSLQGVDVLYNTYWVRFNHARFGHAEAVENSLRLFAAARAAGVRRIVHVSITNPAEDSPFEYFRGKARLERALRESGLSYAILRPAVLFGGHDILVNNIAWMLRRFPVFGVFGDGAYRLDPIHVADLAHLAVRLGGSRENVITDAVGPESYSYRDLVVRIGEAIGRRRPMIRISPRLGHALGLAAGLAVRDVVITREEIGGLMAGLLHVTSTPLGTTSFSAWARDNGATLGLHYASELARRR
- the moaA gene encoding GTP 3',8-cyclase MoaA, which encodes MLGAASGGRASVTGPAAAPQASPGAPPRVVSYLRLSVTDRCNLRCVYCMPEAGVRTVPHAEILTFDEIIGILEAVAPELGLRGIRVTGGEPLVRAGLVELVRRLARLPGVDELSLTTNALLLPRFAGELRAAGLARVNISLDTLRPERYRAICRGGDLEATLAGIRAAEEAGLVPLKINMVVIPGVNDDEVEEMARMTVAQPWHVRFIEFMPVGNARLQRERRFIPSAQLRARIQARFGLEETPVAPAGRGPARYWRIPGAAGTVGFISPLSQHFCAGCNRIRLTADGWVRTCLLTDRIGVDVKAAWRSGVRGEGLVALFREAIRLKPASHDLVPEGDGGAEFVRTMCQIGG